One genomic window of Vibrio natriegens NBRC 15636 = ATCC 14048 = DSM 759 includes the following:
- a CDS encoding ABC transporter substrate-binding protein: MSYKNSLPLLGKVAIAVAASVSFSALADTYNEAPQLKELVAAGQLAPVAERLPENPLVVEPIESIGQYGGELRLLGLKADRGHRMRMLKYDNLFNFNRHYTGIEPNLATSYTVNPELTEYTISLRKGVKWSDGTEFTAEDIKFYLDLINREDWSGNKPLYARQSGDAVGTVVDKHTIKITLKNADGMFIRKLANTDGSNIVQFPKHYCEQFLPEVNAKVTEEAKAAGFDSWQQYFQTKCRAIYFQESYQNPDRPTVNAWKVKVAPGPQTQYAIWERNPYYWQVDTAGNQLPYLDTVYFSYSENKEEMVLRAAAGETDFQTRHIGVAKYRPMLIENEKKGDYTYATRPSTSMNAQILGLNQTHKDPVKRELFSNKDFRVALSHAIDREGISETIFSGVVAPYQAAPSEGSAFYDEEFATQYTEFNPELANQLLDKVGLNKKDDDGYRLDKNGNRLRIEALVNQQHVGETTDILELVKNDWKDVGVFLDIRIVEGSYLQTQRLANEYDLAPAKGDGGIGVLDTFRSYAPQNPESTWGLGYYYWMTDTSHANAVEPPAHIKKQIELYQAMGKTSSHEEQSKLMQQIIDIAKENFYVIGTVQPLDEGVIIRKGVRNADTEVPNSYSIASPGPMRTAQLWKESK, from the coding sequence ATGAGTTATAAGAATAGCTTACCTCTACTTGGCAAAGTCGCTATCGCGGTTGCAGCCTCTGTCTCTTTTTCTGCTTTGGCGGATACGTACAACGAAGCCCCACAGCTAAAAGAGTTGGTGGCAGCTGGGCAACTCGCCCCTGTTGCTGAGCGTTTGCCTGAAAACCCACTTGTTGTTGAGCCGATTGAATCTATCGGTCAATACGGTGGTGAATTGCGTCTGCTTGGTTTAAAAGCGGACCGTGGTCACCGTATGCGTATGCTTAAGTACGACAACTTATTTAACTTTAACCGTCACTACACGGGTATTGAGCCAAATCTAGCGACTAGCTACACAGTAAACCCAGAGCTTACAGAGTACACGATCAGCTTGCGCAAAGGCGTTAAATGGTCTGACGGAACAGAGTTTACAGCGGAAGACATCAAGTTCTACCTAGATTTAATTAACCGTGAAGACTGGTCTGGCAACAAACCACTCTATGCTCGTCAATCAGGTGATGCAGTCGGTACCGTTGTCGACAAACACACAATCAAAATCACGCTAAAAAATGCCGATGGTATGTTCATTCGTAAATTGGCGAACACTGATGGTTCTAACATCGTTCAGTTCCCGAAACATTACTGTGAGCAATTTTTGCCTGAAGTAAACGCTAAAGTGACTGAAGAAGCAAAAGCCGCTGGCTTTGATAGCTGGCAGCAATACTTCCAAACTAAGTGTCGTGCGATTTACTTCCAAGAAAGTTACCAAAACCCAGACCGCCCTACAGTAAACGCCTGGAAAGTAAAAGTCGCTCCAGGTCCGCAAACGCAATATGCAATTTGGGAACGCAATCCATACTATTGGCAAGTCGATACGGCGGGTAACCAATTACCTTACCTAGATACGGTTTACTTCTCTTACTCTGAGAATAAAGAAGAGATGGTTCTTCGCGCTGCCGCTGGTGAGACAGACTTCCAAACTCGTCATATTGGCGTAGCTAAGTACCGTCCAATGCTCATCGAAAACGAGAAGAAGGGTGACTACACTTACGCGACTCGTCCAAGTACTAGCATGAACGCGCAGATCCTTGGCTTAAACCAAACGCACAAAGATCCAGTTAAGCGTGAACTATTTTCTAACAAAGATTTCCGTGTAGCACTTTCTCACGCAATTGATCGTGAAGGTATTAGTGAGACTATTTTCTCTGGTGTCGTTGCGCCTTACCAAGCAGCGCCTTCAGAGGGTAGTGCATTCTACGATGAGGAATTTGCAACTCAATACACAGAGTTCAACCCAGAACTTGCCAACCAACTGTTAGACAAAGTCGGTCTGAATAAGAAAGACGACGATGGCTACCGCCTGGATAAAAATGGCAACCGCCTGCGTATTGAAGCGTTGGTTAACCAACAGCACGTTGGTGAAACCACAGACATTCTTGAGCTTGTGAAAAACGATTGGAAAGACGTGGGCGTATTCCTGGATATCCGTATCGTTGAAGGTTCTTACCTGCAAACTCAACGTTTGGCGAATGAATATGATTTAGCGCCAGCGAAAGGTGATGGTGGTATCGGTGTGTTGGATACTTTCCGCAGCTATGCACCTCAAAACCCAGAGTCTACCTGGGGCTTAGGCTACTACTACTGGATGACAGATACTTCACACGCTAATGCTGTTGAGCCACCTGCGCACATTAAGAAGCAAATTGAGCTTTACCAAGCTATGGGTAAAACATCTTCTCATGAAGAACAGTCTAAGCTGATGCAGCAAATTATTGATATTGCGAAAGAAAACTTCTATGTAATTGGTACGGTTCAACCACTGGATGAAGGTGTGATCATTCGTAAAGGCGTTCGCAACGCTGATACTGAGGTTCCAAACTCATACAGTATCGCTTCGCCAGGTCCAATGCGTACCGCTCAACTTTGGAAGGAATCAAAGTAA
- a CDS encoding ABC transporter permease, with product MTANIQTAPANSIFARVWKRKKKQIDLTEATAWQLIGLKLRRHKLAWYSMWFLALIYFVAAFAEFFAPFNSSDNWRRYTYAPPQQVNLFEKTSEGWDWAPHLIGYTVKTDPRSLKRHYTENPEKKVYFEFFGEVEPYTLAGFIPMKYKLLVPKNKRDPFFILGSDRMGRDMLSRLIHGARISLSVGLIGVFFTFFIGILVGGISGYFGGRVDNFIQRTMEIVKSVPTLPLWMALGASLPNDWSSLQRYFLITIILGLVAWPDMARVVRSRFMSLKSEEYVAAAWLDGNSPFEIIRRYMVPNFLSHIIAVVTLAIPSMILGETALSFLGLGLQPPMVSWGVLLQEAQNIRALADAIWLLIPAASVVIAILAMNFVGDGLRDACDPYHEQGAK from the coding sequence ATGACAGCTAATATTCAAACTGCTCCTGCCAATAGCATATTTGCTCGAGTATGGAAGCGAAAGAAAAAACAGATTGACCTAACGGAAGCAACCGCCTGGCAATTGATTGGTCTTAAATTAAGACGTCACAAACTGGCTTGGTACAGTATGTGGTTCTTAGCTCTAATCTATTTTGTCGCTGCATTCGCAGAGTTTTTTGCACCGTTTAACTCAAGTGACAACTGGCGTCGATATACTTACGCGCCGCCGCAACAGGTAAATCTGTTTGAGAAAACCAGCGAAGGTTGGGATTGGGCGCCACATTTAATCGGCTACACCGTGAAAACCGACCCTCGTTCGCTAAAACGTCATTACACCGAGAATCCAGAGAAGAAAGTTTATTTTGAATTTTTTGGTGAGGTAGAACCGTACACGCTAGCGGGCTTCATTCCGATGAAGTACAAGTTACTTGTACCTAAGAATAAACGTGATCCTTTCTTCATCCTCGGTTCTGACCGAATGGGACGCGATATGTTATCGCGACTAATTCATGGTGCGCGTATCTCACTGTCGGTTGGTCTGATTGGTGTATTTTTTACCTTTTTCATCGGTATTTTGGTGGGTGGTATCTCCGGTTACTTTGGTGGCAGAGTGGATAACTTCATCCAGCGCACCATGGAAATTGTTAAATCGGTACCAACGCTTCCACTTTGGATGGCGCTAGGTGCGTCATTACCTAATGACTGGAGCTCGTTGCAGCGTTACTTCCTGATCACCATTATCTTAGGTTTGGTTGCATGGCCTGATATGGCTCGTGTTGTCCGCAGCCGCTTCATGTCATTGAAGAGCGAAGAGTATGTTGCAGCGGCATGGTTAGATGGCAACTCGCCATTTGAAATTATCCGCCGTTACATGGTGCCAAACTTCCTGAGTCATATCATCGCAGTGGTTACGCTAGCCATTCCGAGCATGATTTTGGGCGAAACGGCGCTTAGCTTCTTAGGTCTGGGCCTTCAACCACCTATGGTGAGTTGGGGTGTATTGTTACAAGAAGCCCAAAACATCCGTGCACTAGCGGATGCAATCTGGCTGTTAATTCCAGCAGCAAGTGTGGTTATTGCCATTCTAGCGATGAACTTTGTAGGTGACGGTTTACGTGACGCCTGCGACCCTTACCATGAACAAGGTGCAAAATAA
- a CDS encoding sulfatase, translating to MKKPNLLYVFPDQFRLMSLGIWQNPYYRDLIPGVGDPVHTPNLDAFIQQSTLLNNAVSNCPVCSPHRGSLMTGQFPSRSGVPLNCNSDRVDSELPETAICFTDVLSMSGYHVGYIGKWHLDVPTPNDPVQPGHYVDPNVPAWDSYTEPQRRHGIDYWYGYGTFDEHNNPHYYDTDGRRHEPKVWSAEHETDKAIEYLKNEQGQRDANKPFALFMSMNPPHSPYDSLDDCRIEDWLRYKDTPVDELLLRENADTSLEKANSAPYYFANVTGTDSEFGRLVETLKAMGEWDNTIVVFTSDHGETLCSQSVNDAKNCIYNEAFSVPFIVKAADQSQANQHPAFLSSADIMPTVLGLMGLSSSCPTNIHGRNLDEIFRSGSMDTSPTYALYLKNMNTAPGADGKIRGYFASVRGIKTERYSLALHIDDFGQVEKTQFFDNIQDPYQTNNLAFDPEQADLRRLLRAMAEELVRTDDPWADGRVLDHLLPYDLFIHSGTDKEFS from the coding sequence ATGAAAAAACCCAATTTACTCTATGTATTCCCCGATCAATTTCGCCTGATGTCGCTGGGTATCTGGCAAAATCCTTACTATCGTGACTTAATTCCCGGTGTGGGGGACCCTGTCCATACACCCAACCTTGATGCGTTTATCCAACAATCAACGTTGCTGAACAACGCCGTAAGTAACTGCCCAGTTTGTAGCCCACACCGCGGTAGCTTGATGACCGGGCAATTCCCGTCTCGCAGTGGTGTACCGCTGAACTGTAACTCAGACCGCGTTGATTCCGAGTTGCCAGAAACCGCGATTTGTTTCACTGATGTCCTGTCAATGTCAGGCTATCACGTCGGTTATATCGGCAAATGGCATTTGGATGTACCAACACCAAATGATCCAGTGCAGCCTGGTCATTACGTTGACCCGAATGTACCTGCCTGGGACTCGTACACCGAACCACAGCGCCGCCATGGAATCGATTATTGGTATGGATACGGCACGTTTGATGAACACAACAATCCCCACTACTACGACACCGATGGCCGCCGTCACGAACCAAAGGTATGGTCGGCAGAACATGAAACCGACAAGGCGATTGAGTATCTGAAGAACGAACAAGGCCAGCGCGACGCAAACAAACCTTTTGCGCTGTTTATGTCGATGAACCCGCCACACAGCCCATACGACAGCCTTGACGATTGCCGTATAGAAGATTGGTTACGTTACAAAGACACGCCTGTTGATGAGCTTTTATTGCGCGAAAACGCTGATACGAGCCTCGAAAAAGCCAATAGCGCGCCTTATTACTTTGCCAATGTTACAGGCACCGACAGTGAGTTCGGCCGTCTGGTTGAGACACTGAAAGCGATGGGTGAATGGGACAATACCATCGTGGTATTTACCAGCGACCACGGAGAAACCTTGTGCAGCCAAAGCGTAAATGATGCCAAAAACTGCATCTATAACGAGGCATTTTCAGTACCTTTCATCGTAAAAGCTGCCGATCAGAGTCAGGCAAATCAACACCCAGCCTTTTTGAGCAGTGCTGATATTATGCCAACCGTATTGGGATTGATGGGGCTTTCATCATCTTGCCCAACCAATATTCATGGTCGCAATCTCGATGAGATTTTCCGCTCAGGTTCGATGGATACCAGCCCAACTTACGCTCTCTATCTGAAGAACATGAATACCGCGCCAGGTGCAGACGGTAAAATCCGTGGCTATTTCGCTTCAGTTCGAGGCATTAAGACTGAGCGCTACTCCTTAGCACTACATATTGATGATTTCGGCCAAGTCGAAAAAACCCAATTTTTCGACAACATCCAAGATCCGTACCAAACCAATAACCTAGCTTTCGACCCTGAACAAGCGGACCTTCGTCGCCTATTACGCGCCATGGCAGAAGAATTGGTTCGAACCGACGATCCATGGGCTGACGGCCGAGTGCTTGATCACCTGCTTCCATATGACTTGTTCATTCACAGTGGAACCGATAAGGAATTCTCATGA
- a CDS encoding anaerobic sulfatase maturase, which yields MSLIIPISKAKAKRPFHILSKPIGPLCNLDCDYCFYLDKTDYYPQTKQFDMGDTTLEAHVKSYIESQPAGCPEVTFGWQGGEPTLRGLAFFRQAVALQKKYARPGMKIINTLQTNGVLINDSWAEFLKQHEFLVGISIDGDEELHDYYRKTRSGKGSYRQVIQGLQTLQKYQVDTNVLTVIQNHNGNHGKRVYRHLTQLGVTFIQFIPIVEPEKGKGVSERSVSPEQFGQFMVDVFEEWRKGDIGKVYVSHFDNALGMHLGMPSSICVHAPQCGENLVIEHNGDAYSCDHFVYPEFKVGNINQRDYPDLIETPIQQQFATRKPTGSQIHCQRCDQRSLCHGACPAQRIDANGELSISAKHYLCDGYYQFFSHLRPYLDAMGRCLQRGLPPLYYARFMRHP from the coding sequence GTGTCACTTATTATTCCCATCAGTAAAGCGAAAGCAAAGCGTCCGTTTCATATTTTGTCCAAACCGATTGGACCTTTGTGCAATTTAGATTGCGACTATTGCTTCTATCTCGACAAAACCGACTATTACCCGCAAACCAAGCAGTTTGATATGGGGGACACGACACTTGAGGCACACGTAAAAAGCTACATAGAGAGCCAGCCTGCTGGTTGTCCGGAAGTGACGTTTGGTTGGCAGGGTGGGGAGCCGACATTAAGAGGGTTGGCGTTTTTTCGCCAGGCAGTAGCGCTGCAAAAAAAATATGCCCGTCCGGGAATGAAGATCATCAATACGCTGCAAACCAATGGTGTGCTGATTAACGACAGTTGGGCCGAGTTTCTTAAACAGCATGAGTTTTTGGTTGGGATCAGTATTGATGGTGATGAAGAATTGCATGACTACTACCGCAAAACACGCAGTGGGAAGGGCTCTTATCGTCAGGTGATCCAAGGTTTGCAGACGCTACAAAAGTATCAGGTCGATACCAATGTGCTGACTGTGATTCAAAACCACAACGGCAATCATGGTAAACGAGTATATCGGCACCTGACACAACTTGGGGTGACATTTATTCAGTTCATTCCGATTGTCGAACCGGAAAAAGGCAAAGGTGTTTCGGAGAGAAGTGTATCTCCAGAGCAGTTTGGTCAGTTTATGGTGGATGTGTTTGAAGAGTGGCGCAAAGGTGACATTGGTAAGGTGTACGTCAGCCATTTTGATAATGCGCTCGGCATGCATTTGGGTATGCCGTCTTCTATTTGTGTACACGCCCCTCAGTGTGGGGAGAATCTTGTGATTGAGCACAATGGTGATGCCTATAGCTGTGACCATTTTGTTTATCCAGAATTCAAAGTGGGGAATATCAACCAGCGAGATTACCCTGACTTGATAGAAACACCGATCCAGCAACAATTTGCTACCCGCAAGCCGACTGGTAGCCAAATCCATTGCCAGCGATGTGACCAACGTTCGCTTTGTCATGGCGCTTGCCCTGCGCAGCGGATCGATGCAAACGGGGAGTTATCTATATCGGCAAAGCATTATCTGTGTGACGGGTATTATCAGTTTTTCTCTCATCTTCGCCCTTACCTTGATGCGATGGGGCGATGTTTGCAACGTGGCTTGCCACCTCTCTATTACGCTCGATTTATGCGCCACCCCTAG
- a CDS encoding dipeptide ABC transporter ATP-binding protein has translation MADKILEVKDLNVSFPTTMETFHAVKNVSFHLNRGETLSVIGESGSGKSVTTSAILQLLDKPGRIDSGEILYYTDGSKVDITTLHPRSEEMRNLRRFNFSLVSQEPMAALSPVHTVGDQIKEVLCLVDPGITKQVAHERAIELLTQVQMPEPESLINKYSFQLSGGQRQRVVIAMAIASRPDVLIADEPTTALDVTTQAEILELFAKLQQEIGMAILFITHDLGVVAQISDRVVVMEKGVVVEQGDVRQIFERPEHPYTIKLMNATRALELPSEVKKPFVYTGQTPLLDVHNVTKVFEKPGKMFEKKQFMTAVNNATLTLHPGESLGIVGESGSGKSTLGRAILGMQPATSGNIRYVDESSDVELELADYKRVKRDPLFADLRLIFQDPWSSLNPRMTVADIIEEPLKLLRTEMSAQERKDRVRNMMRRVGLPAEFSSRYPHAFSGGQRQRIVIARALVTIPKLIIADEATAALDVSLRAQVLDLLIEFQNEFGTSFILITHDIATVKYFCDRVIVLQHGTIMEQGTIEQVIHNPQEPYTQKLIAAVPVAELPKEVA, from the coding sequence ATGGCGGATAAAATTCTTGAAGTTAAAGATCTGAACGTCAGCTTCCCGACAACGATGGAAACCTTCCACGCTGTTAAAAACGTATCGTTTCATTTAAATCGTGGGGAAACCTTGTCAGTCATCGGTGAATCGGGTTCTGGTAAGTCTGTGACAACCAGCGCGATTCTTCAACTGCTGGACAAACCAGGACGCATTGATTCAGGGGAAATTCTTTATTATACAGATGGATCCAAGGTGGATATCACCACGTTGCATCCGCGTAGTGAAGAAATGCGTAATTTGCGTCGCTTTAACTTCTCATTGGTATCGCAAGAGCCAATGGCAGCACTGAGCCCTGTTCATACGGTTGGCGATCAAATTAAAGAAGTGCTTTGTCTTGTTGACCCAGGCATCACGAAACAAGTGGCTCATGAACGTGCAATTGAACTTTTGACTCAGGTACAAATGCCTGAGCCGGAAAGTTTGATTAACAAGTACTCGTTCCAGTTATCTGGTGGTCAGCGTCAACGAGTTGTCATCGCGATGGCGATTGCCAGTCGTCCGGATGTATTAATTGCCGACGAGCCAACAACGGCGTTAGATGTGACCACTCAGGCTGAAATTTTGGAGTTGTTTGCCAAACTGCAGCAAGAGATAGGCATGGCTATTTTGTTCATTACTCATGATTTAGGGGTAGTGGCACAAATCTCGGACCGTGTCGTCGTTATGGAAAAAGGTGTGGTTGTCGAGCAAGGTGATGTGCGCCAAATCTTCGAGCGACCTGAGCACCCATATACGATTAAGCTGATGAATGCGACGCGTGCGCTTGAGCTACCTTCTGAGGTGAAAAAACCGTTTGTTTACACAGGGCAAACGCCACTTTTAGATGTACACAACGTCACTAAAGTGTTTGAAAAACCGGGCAAGATGTTCGAGAAAAAACAATTTATGACGGCGGTTAACAACGCGACGTTAACGCTGCACCCAGGTGAGTCTTTGGGAATTGTTGGTGAGTCCGGTTCTGGCAAGAGTACCTTAGGTCGAGCGATTTTAGGTATGCAGCCAGCAACGTCAGGTAACATTCGTTACGTAGACGAAAGTAGTGACGTCGAGCTTGAGCTTGCTGACTACAAGCGTGTGAAACGCGATCCTTTGTTTGCCGATCTACGTTTGATTTTCCAGGACCCATGGTCTTCTTTAAATCCACGTATGACGGTTGCGGATATCATTGAAGAGCCGCTGAAACTGCTTCGTACAGAGATGAGCGCGCAAGAACGTAAAGATCGCGTACGCAATATGATGCGTCGAGTGGGTTTGCCTGCGGAGTTCTCAAGCCGCTATCCACACGCATTCTCTGGCGGGCAGCGCCAGCGAATTGTTATTGCTCGCGCGCTGGTGACGATCCCTAAACTCATCATTGCAGATGAGGCGACGGCAGCATTGGACGTATCATTGCGTGCACAGGTTTTGGACCTATTGATTGAATTCCAAAACGAATTTGGCACATCGTTCATCTTAATCACCCATGATATTGCAACCGTGAAGTACTTCTGTGATCGAGTGATCGTACTGCAACACGGCACGATAATGGAGCAGGGTACCATCGAGCAGGTAATTCATAACCCACAAGAACCATACACTCAAAAATTGATTGCAGCGGTTCCTGTTGCCGAACTACCTAAAGAAGTGGCGTAA
- a CDS encoding DUF2264 domain-containing protein yields the protein MAISLNCLANTAQGCTGRSETLKMLKAIVERQMDVVRGTTQDVPHFNSAAHYTESVAGIEHVCRLMWGAVPAGEALKDEHAELRQLIANGTNPMHQDFWQFPRNYDQRVVEMSSIAVALIDANEFYWQPLDREQRTNLVTWLNSVSDLELPPNNWRWFRVLILKALSLLGVEIQQQVLEQDLAFIDEMHLTNGWYQDGLTGVVDYYNPFAFQLYALVYARWDNYQSVGSQLLLDRAIEFSHRYQYWFGEDGQPLCYGRSLNYRFAGAAFWAELARTEHPDIDIATAKSYWMQTMRWWANQPIWDQQAQLLPGFAYPNLLVSEFYTSYASPMLALKAFNALYLPEQHPFWTVEEQPLSSNMPATWIGDRHLITRRQGSYLLTNSAPANELRNCNDKYSKFAYSSAHGLCVESTNWLDQGWAGDNIFAFAHPQTRQWFSRTRNINSYREGDALVSLWQPFEGCVVKTRQKFTEQGELRSHEITTDFALEFVMTGYAVDGWSAWFSHQVIQPARVESERLFSELILLQGEGKTRVYPCAPNTNLLYPQASVPAITGRIEPGTHQYIVAVNAGNVPR from the coding sequence GTGGCAATAAGTTTGAATTGTTTGGCAAATACGGCGCAAGGATGCACGGGCCGTTCTGAAACGCTGAAAATGCTAAAAGCGATTGTAGAGCGCCAAATGGATGTTGTTCGTGGAACAACACAAGACGTGCCGCACTTTAATAGCGCGGCGCACTATACAGAAAGCGTAGCGGGTATCGAACATGTTTGTCGTTTGATGTGGGGCGCAGTGCCAGCTGGAGAAGCGCTGAAAGATGAGCATGCCGAGTTGCGCCAGTTGATCGCCAACGGTACCAATCCCATGCACCAAGACTTTTGGCAGTTTCCACGCAATTATGACCAACGTGTTGTGGAGATGTCATCGATTGCAGTCGCGTTGATCGATGCTAACGAATTTTACTGGCAGCCGTTAGATCGCGAGCAGCGCACTAACCTTGTGACTTGGTTAAATTCTGTCTCCGATTTAGAGTTGCCGCCTAATAACTGGCGCTGGTTTAGGGTTCTGATCTTAAAAGCACTATCGTTGTTGGGTGTGGAAATTCAGCAACAGGTGCTTGAACAAGACCTCGCTTTTATTGATGAAATGCATTTAACAAACGGGTGGTATCAAGACGGTCTCACAGGTGTCGTGGACTATTACAACCCGTTTGCTTTCCAACTTTACGCATTGGTGTACGCCCGCTGGGACAATTATCAGAGTGTTGGCAGTCAGCTTTTGCTTGACCGTGCAATAGAGTTTTCTCATCGCTATCAATATTGGTTTGGCGAAGATGGTCAGCCTCTGTGCTACGGCCGCTCGTTGAATTATCGCTTTGCTGGTGCTGCTTTTTGGGCGGAATTGGCGCGTACTGAACATCCTGATATTGATATCGCAACGGCAAAAAGCTACTGGATGCAAACCATGCGCTGGTGGGCGAATCAGCCAATCTGGGATCAACAGGCACAGTTGTTACCGGGCTTTGCTTACCCTAACTTGCTCGTGAGTGAATTCTATACCAGTTACGCGTCACCGATGTTGGCACTTAAAGCCTTTAACGCCCTCTACCTGCCTGAACAGCATCCATTTTGGACGGTAGAAGAACAACCATTATCGAGCAATATGCCCGCCACGTGGATTGGTGATCGCCACCTGATTACCCGCCGTCAGGGTAGTTATCTGTTGACCAATAGCGCACCTGCAAACGAGCTGCGTAATTGTAATGACAAATACAGCAAGTTTGCCTATAGCTCCGCGCACGGGCTGTGTGTTGAATCAACTAATTGGTTGGATCAGGGTTGGGCGGGAGACAATATTTTTGCTTTTGCTCATCCACAGACTCGTCAATGGTTTAGTCGCACCCGAAATATCAATAGCTATCGCGAAGGCGATGCACTGGTCTCTTTATGGCAGCCGTTTGAAGGTTGTGTGGTGAAAACGCGCCAAAAATTTACTGAGCAGGGTGAACTTCGCAGCCATGAAATCACCACAGACTTTGCTTTGGAATTTGTGATGACAGGGTATGCCGTAGATGGCTGGTCAGCTTGGTTTAGCCATCAGGTGATTCAGCCTGCACGAGTGGAGTCTGAGCGGCTCTTTAGTGAACTGATTTTATTGCAAGGTGAGGGGAAAACCCGAGTCTACCCATGCGCACCCAACACCAATTTACTTTATCCCCAAGCTAGTGTTCCTGCCATTACTGGTCGTATCGAACCCGGTACACACCAGTATATTGTCGCCGTGAACGCTGGCAATGTGCCTCGCTGA
- a CDS encoding ABC transporter permease, with protein sequence MSSFFLYIGQRLAAVFTTLLVVSILVFVVIDLPPGDFASAKIAEMAAMGQDVDPEQILVLREMFGLDKPLHERYISWMGGLLTGDLGLSLVNNKPVWDNIQPTLLPTILLACAVLVFKFTLAIPIGVYSALRQYSFGDYIATIFGFIGMATPNFVIAIVALLIGYHSFDVMLSGLYSPEYISQPMSFDKFMDGVSRSWLYILVAGTAGMAGIIRIMRANLLDELTKPYVKTARAKGQKEFTLLVKYPIRVACLPLAATIGWQLPLLISADVIVSQVLNIPTMGPTMLSALRNQDMYLAGDILLLMSTLTIIGTIISDLIMYWVDPRVRAGL encoded by the coding sequence ATGAGCAGTTTTTTTCTGTATATAGGACAAAGATTAGCGGCGGTATTTACCACTTTGCTGGTCGTGTCTATTTTAGTTTTTGTCGTTATTGATTTACCACCAGGTGATTTTGCTTCTGCAAAAATCGCAGAAATGGCCGCTATGGGTCAAGATGTCGACCCAGAGCAGATACTTGTTTTGCGTGAAATGTTTGGTTTGGATAAACCGTTGCATGAGCGTTACATAAGTTGGATGGGAGGTCTACTTACAGGTGATCTCGGGCTTTCTCTGGTTAACAATAAACCAGTTTGGGATAACATTCAGCCTACACTGTTACCTACCATTCTTTTAGCCTGTGCCGTACTGGTTTTCAAATTTACGTTGGCTATTCCAATCGGTGTTTACTCTGCTCTGCGTCAATACTCATTTGGCGATTACATCGCAACCATATTTGGCTTCATTGGTATGGCAACGCCTAACTTTGTTATTGCGATTGTTGCCTTGCTAATTGGTTATCACTCTTTTGACGTGATGCTGTCTGGCCTTTACTCGCCAGAGTATATCTCTCAACCTATGAGTTTCGACAAATTCATGGACGGTGTTAGTCGTAGCTGGTTGTATATTCTCGTTGCGGGTACCGCAGGTATGGCGGGTATCATTCGTATTATGCGTGCCAACTTGCTCGATGAATTAACAAAGCCTTATGTAAAAACCGCACGAGCGAAAGGCCAAAAAGAATTTACGCTCTTAGTTAAATACCCTATTCGTGTCGCGTGTCTACCACTTGCTGCGACGATTGGTTGGCAGTTACCACTTCTTATCAGTGCAGACGTGATTGTAAGCCAGGTGTTGAACATCCCGACAATGGGACCAACCATGCTTAGCGCATTGCGTAACCAAGATATGTACCTGGCTGGCGACATTCTATTGCTGATGTCTACCTTAACCATTATCGGCACCATCATTTCTGACCTCATCATGTATTGGGTAGACCCTCGCGTACGCGCTGGTCTTTAA